The following are encoded in a window of Manihot esculenta cultivar AM560-2 chromosome 8, M.esculenta_v8, whole genome shotgun sequence genomic DNA:
- the LOC110620291 gene encoding uncharacterized protein LOC110620291 isoform X1: MESKTIESRDPELEESFSLSSCYDFKYSSSSLTIFSDNDQTDHDDDESYIEIALEPAAYLGDGDTGGGNGGENCYDDEMELRISLSSGVFLPAETRTTEPYESVNYCTSSLSSSSSSVFTFSSSSTEAESQRNSQEEYKLCNSSLQKTIKSKAQFPAIDRFVNAFTYNIGESSEIDLRDGRSQDANHLDLVAVSNSTSNPLKITAPRTTVNNGTMTKVFTIFRPLKFRTLLASFLKASQAKSSVDKGKVRGEKFWRYNQSLTKQTVEKCSVERKKGEKSTVIELNWDTARGVLEAMTMSIRSIGRRERRIKGCADSTTSSPIHQRFPAKSYKISSAAPDNSIQAAIAHCKKSFSPDV; this comes from the exons ATGGAAAGCAAGACCATCGAATCTCGAGATCCGGAGTTGGAAGAGAGTTTCTCATTGAGCAGCTGCTACGATTTCAAGTACTCCTCTTCCTCTCTCACTATCTTCTCCGATAACGATCAGACTGATCATGACGATGACGAATCCTATATTGAAATTGCGCTTGAACCCGCGGCATATCTCGGTGATGGTGATACTGGTGGCGGCAATGGAGGAGAGAACTGTTATGATGATGAAATGGAGCTTCGTATATCACTTTCATCCGGTGTTTTCCTCCCAGCCGAAACAAGAACCACGGAGCCATACGAGTCTGTGAATTACTGTACGTCGTCTTTGTCGTCGTCCTCCTCCTCGGTGTTTACTTTCAGCTCTTCCTCCACAGAGGCAGAAAGTCAGCGGAATTCACAGGAGGAATACAAGCTTTGTAATTCTAGCTTGCAGAAGACTATTAAAAGCAAGGCACAGTTTCCGGCAATCGATCGCTTTGTCAATGCGTTCACTTACAATATCGGGGAATCGTCGGAGATTGACCTAAGAGATGGCCGTTCTCAAGACGCCAACCACTTGGACCTCGTAGCTGTCAG TAATAGCACAAGCAACCCATTGAAGATAACTGCACCAAGGACGACTGTAAACAATGGCACCATGACGAAGGTCTTTACAATATTTCGTCCCCTAAAATTCAGAACATTACTTGCATCGTTTCTCAAGGCCTCCCAGGCAAAATCTTCCGTTGACAAGGGAAAAGTACGAGGAGAGAAATTTTGGAGATATAACCAGAGTCTAACCAAGCAAACAGTGGAGAAGTGTTCAGTGGAaaggaagaaaggagagaagtCAACAGTTATAGAACTGAACTGGGACACGGCTAGAGGGGTTTTAGAAGCCATGACCATGAGCATTAGGAGTATTGGTCGCagagaaagaagaataaaagGCTGTGCTGATTCAACTACGTCCTCCCCAATTCACCAGCGATTTCCGGCTAAAAGTTACAAAATTTCATCAGCTGCCCCTGATAACTCTATTCAGGCAGCTATTGCTCATTGTAAGAAATCATTTAGCCCAGATGTTTGA
- the LOC110620291 gene encoding uncharacterized protein LOC110620291 isoform X2 — MESKTIESRDPELEESFSLSSCYDFKYSSSSLTIFSDNDQTDHDDDESYIEIALEPAAYLGDGDTGGGNGGENCYDDEMELRISLSSGVFLPAETRTTEPYESVNYCTSSLSSSSSSVFTFSSSSTEAESQRNSQEEYKLCNSSLQKTIKSKAQFPAIDRFVNAFTYNIGESSEIDLRDGRSQDANHLDLVAVSTSNPLKITAPRTTVNNGTMTKVFTIFRPLKFRTLLASFLKASQAKSSVDKGKVRGEKFWRYNQSLTKQTVEKCSVERKKGEKSTVIELNWDTARGVLEAMTMSIRSIGRRERRIKGCADSTTSSPIHQRFPAKSYKISSAAPDNSIQAAIAHCKKSFSPDV; from the exons ATGGAAAGCAAGACCATCGAATCTCGAGATCCGGAGTTGGAAGAGAGTTTCTCATTGAGCAGCTGCTACGATTTCAAGTACTCCTCTTCCTCTCTCACTATCTTCTCCGATAACGATCAGACTGATCATGACGATGACGAATCCTATATTGAAATTGCGCTTGAACCCGCGGCATATCTCGGTGATGGTGATACTGGTGGCGGCAATGGAGGAGAGAACTGTTATGATGATGAAATGGAGCTTCGTATATCACTTTCATCCGGTGTTTTCCTCCCAGCCGAAACAAGAACCACGGAGCCATACGAGTCTGTGAATTACTGTACGTCGTCTTTGTCGTCGTCCTCCTCCTCGGTGTTTACTTTCAGCTCTTCCTCCACAGAGGCAGAAAGTCAGCGGAATTCACAGGAGGAATACAAGCTTTGTAATTCTAGCTTGCAGAAGACTATTAAAAGCAAGGCACAGTTTCCGGCAATCGATCGCTTTGTCAATGCGTTCACTTACAATATCGGGGAATCGTCGGAGATTGACCTAAGAGATGGCCGTTCTCAAGACGCCAACCACTTGGACCTCGTAGCTGTCAG CACAAGCAACCCATTGAAGATAACTGCACCAAGGACGACTGTAAACAATGGCACCATGACGAAGGTCTTTACAATATTTCGTCCCCTAAAATTCAGAACATTACTTGCATCGTTTCTCAAGGCCTCCCAGGCAAAATCTTCCGTTGACAAGGGAAAAGTACGAGGAGAGAAATTTTGGAGATATAACCAGAGTCTAACCAAGCAAACAGTGGAGAAGTGTTCAGTGGAaaggaagaaaggagagaagtCAACAGTTATAGAACTGAACTGGGACACGGCTAGAGGGGTTTTAGAAGCCATGACCATGAGCATTAGGAGTATTGGTCGCagagaaagaagaataaaagGCTGTGCTGATTCAACTACGTCCTCCCCAATTCACCAGCGATTTCCGGCTAAAAGTTACAAAATTTCATCAGCTGCCCCTGATAACTCTATTCAGGCAGCTATTGCTCATTGTAAGAAATCATTTAGCCCAGATGTTTGA